One segment of Panicum virgatum strain AP13 chromosome 1K, P.virgatum_v5, whole genome shotgun sequence DNA contains the following:
- the LOC120698250 gene encoding plasma membrane-associated cation-binding protein 1-like, which translates to MDIWKSKVLPKIKLVFAKSGGKKAAAAAELVKSFDESKEGINGEFEEKKADLQPKVVEIYESVPAPLKVLIKERSKVSGIKKNSAAITKFFEELAKIEFPGAKQVSEGISKVGPALLSGPIFATFEKVSSLLPVAAEEAPKEAPVVAAAAAEEAAEKKDAAAAEAPAGEKKEEAPAAVEEKKEEAAPAAAEETAAAAETAPPAADAPAAEPAAEAAPAEAAAPAEPAAKAEEETPKA; encoded by the exons ATGGATATCTGGAAGTCCAAGGTGCTGCCCAAGATCAAGCTCGTCTTCGCCAAGTCCGGCGGCaagaaggccgccgccgccgccgagctcgtcaAGTCCTTCGACGAGTCCAAG GAGGGGATCAATGGCGAGTTCGAGGAGAAGAAGGCGGATCTCCAGCCTAAGGTCGTCGAGATCTACGAGTCTGTTCCTGCCCCGCTCAAG GTTCTGATCAAGGAGAGGAGCAAGGTGTCCGGGATCAAGAAGAACTCGGCCGCCATCACCAAGTTCTTCGAGGAACTGGCCAAGATCG AGTTTCCTGGCGCCAAGCAAGTGAGCGAGGGCATCTCCAAGGTCGGCCCGGCCCTGCTGTCCGGCCCCATCTTCGCCACGTTCGAGAAGGTCTCCTCCCTGCTCCCTGTCGCCGCCGAGGAGGCGCCCAAGGAGGCTCCggtcgtggccgccgccgccgctgaggaGGCAGCCGAGAAGAaggacgccgccgctgctgaagcgccggccggcgagaagaaggaagaggctcCGGCAGCCGtcgaggagaagaaagaagaggcggctcctgcagccgccgaggagaccgccgccgcagcggagACTGCGCCCCCTGCTGCCGATGCACCTGCCGCAGAGCCCgctgcggaggcggcgccggccgagGCAGCGGCCCCAGCCGAGCCGGCGGCGAAGGCCGAGGAGGAGACGCCCAAGGCCTAG
- the LOC120698244 gene encoding nucleolin-like, which produces MAMRRAAALALRSLNATAAAASPSSALLLAPLRPAAAATSSRFLLQPTAATAGAAALCARRGYAARGIAGRKAARAASESEEDEDEEFEAVGSDGEFDDDFDDEDIDEFDGEDEDEDDYDAAPKRGRL; this is translated from the coding sequence AtggccatgcgccgcgccgccgcgctcgccctcCGCAGCCTCaacgccaccgcggcggcggcctccccgaGCTCGGCGCTCCTCCTAGCCCctctccggccggcggcggcagccaccagctccagatTTCTCCTGCAGCCCACTGCCGCtacggccggggcggcggctctGTGCGCCCGGCGCGGTTACGCGGCACGCGGCATCGCGGGCCGGaaggcggccagggcggcgagcgagagcgaggaagatgaggatgaggagTTCGAGGCCGTGGGCAGCGACGGGGAGTTCGACGACGACTTTGACGACGAGGATATTGACGAATTCGACGGcgaggatgaggacgaggacgacTACGACGCCGCGCCCAAGCGCGGGAGGCTCTAG
- the LOC120651685 gene encoding serine/threonine-protein kinase RHS3-like: protein MTTSTTISGGMMEDVRIGSFDAAAAYPSTLPSPRMLAAEREPIRSPRREPPSSFRKSLNPIYADAHDATAASGPSSTTTTMTAASDSLSSSAAADHDEDAATAPAMAATTAPARRHTGGGDSRWEAVRAAQPPLSLGHFRLLRRLGYGDIGSVYLVELRAGAGRGALFAMKVMDKGSLAGRNKLARAQTEREILGLLDHPFLPTLYSHFETDKFCCLLMEYCCGGNLHSLRQKQPNKRFTEDAARFYASEVLLALEYLHMLGVVYRDLKPENVLVREEGHIMLSDFDLSLRCSVSPALVRSPSGRVGGGGGGLAHVCMLPRILPAKKSKKKKSKGDRDKTELDEPPVTSGGGGGHGKKKPPPPLEFTAEPTGARSMSFVGTHEYLAPEIIRGEGHGSAVDWWTFGVFLYELLHGATPFKGSGNRATLFNVVAQPLRFPDAPAVSAAARDLIRGLLAKEPQSRLAYRRGAAEVKQHPFFDGVNWALVRSAQPPYIPDAAVDHCSQLADDVAAGAPPPGGTPKSAGRKTSSRHTDSSHVDFEYF, encoded by the exons ATGACTACTAGTACCACCATCAGCGGCGGCATGATGGAGGACGTCAGGATCGGGAgcttcgacgccgccgccgcgtaccCGTCGACGCTGCCGAGCCCGAGGATGCTGGCCGCCGAGCGGGAGCCGATCCGCTCTCCGCGGCGCGAGCCGCCGTCGAGCTTCCGGAAGAGCCTCAACCCGATCTACGCCGATGCCCACGacgccacggcggcgagcggcccttcttccaccaccaccacgatgACCGCAGCATCGGACTCCTTGTCGTCGTCGGCCGCGGCGGAccacgacgaggacgccgccacggcgccggccatggcggcgacgacggcgcccgcgcggcggcACACCGGCGGCGGGGACAGCCGGTGGGAGGCCGTCCGCGCCGCGCAGCCGCCGCTGAGCCTGGGCCACTtccgcctcctccggcgcctTGGCTACGGCGACATCGGCAGCGTGTACCTCGTGGAGCTCCGCgcgggcgccggccgcggcgcgctctTCGCCATGAAGGTCATGGACAAGGGCTCCCTCGCCGGGCGGAACAAGCTGGCCCGCGCGCAGACGGAGCGCGAGATCCTCGGCCTGCTCGACCACCCCTTCCTCCCCACGCTCTACTCCCACTTCGAGACCGACAAATTCTGCTGCCTCCTCATGGAGTACTGCTGCGGCGGCAACCTCCACTCGCTCAGGCAGAAGCAGCCCAACAAGCGATTCACAGAGGACGCGGCCAG GTTCTACGCGTCCGAAGTGCTTCTCGCGCTGGAGTACCTGCACATGCTGGGCGTGGTGTACCGGGACCTGAAACCCGAGAACGTGCTGGTCAGGGAGGAAGGCCACATCATGCTCTCCGACTTCGACCTCTCCCTGCGGTGCTCCGTCAGCCCGGCGCTCGTCCGCTCCCCGTCCGGccgtgtcggcggcggcggcggcggcctcgcccaCGTCTGCATGCTCCCGCGCATCCTCCCGGCCAAgaagagcaagaagaagaagagcaaggGGGACAGGGACAAGACCGAGCTGGACGAGCCGCCGGtgaccagcggcggcggcggcggccacgggaagaagaagccgccgccgccgctggagttCACGGCCGAGCCGACGGGCGCGCGGTCGATGTCGTTCGTGGGCACGCACGAGTACCTGGCGCCGGAGATCATCCGCGGCGAGGGCCACGGCAGCGCCGTCGACTGGTGGACCTTCGGCGTCTTTCTGTACGAGCTCCTGCACGGCGCCACGCCGTTCAAGGGCTCCGGCAACCGCGCCACGCTCTTCAACGTCGTCGCACAGCCGCTGCGGTTCCCCGACGCgccggcggtcagcgccgccgccagggaccTCATCCGCGGCCTGCTGGCCAAGGAGCCGCAGAGCCGGCTCGCgtaccgccgcggcgccgccgaggtGAAGCAGCACCCCTTCTTCGACGGCGTCAACTGGGCGCTTGTCAGGAGCGCCCAGCCGCCCTACAtccccgacgccgccgtcgaccaCTGCTCCCagctcgccgacgacgtcgcggccggggcgccgccgccgggcggcaCGCCCAAGAGCGCCGGCCGGAAGACCAGCTCGCGTCACACTGATTCATCGCATGTCGATTTTGAGTACTTTTAG